CGGCAACACCTGTTGGCTGGTGGAACCCTCGGCTACATCAAGAAGGAATTGGCCATTCAATAGCTGATTTATAGCCCACCATAATCAAGAGAAAGGAGCTCATCATGGGAACCCATCATATCCTCGACGGCTGCATCAATTGCGGGGCCTGCGCGGCGGTCTGTCCGGTCAACGCCATCGCCGACACGGGGGATGTGCATGTGATTGACAAAGAGGTATGCATCGACTGCGGTGCCTGCGATGAGGTCTGCCCGGTGGATGTCATTCGATGGGAGACCACAGCTTGATTTTGTGACTAGAAAGAGA
The sequence above is a segment of the Desulfuromonas sp. KJ2020 genome. Coding sequences within it:
- a CDS encoding DUF362 domain-containing protein, producing the protein MGTHHILDGCINCGACAAVCPVNAIADTGDVHVIDKEVCIDCGACDEVCPVDVIRWETTA